Proteins encoded by one window of Salmonirosea aquatica:
- a CDS encoding ABC transporter permease, with translation MLTNYLKIARRNLLKNKMNTAINIIGLSIGMACCILIVMYVVDERSYDRHWPDGERIYRVALERKYPDRVAKYAIIPDSYASVLKRDIPGVEEVVRLFAFNGNAPVVFKYQGQTFEERNVMAADSSFFRVFQTALIRGNRDQVLNRPNTVVLTQQTAHRLFGEANPLGKVIEMVHGPKLEVTGVCADLPPNSHFTFDFLQSTVAPPDVARPENFISFSASTYLLLKPNVQPETVQAQFPALVEKYAAGQVQRNFGVSFKEYLKAGNGYFYFLQPLTGIHLNSHLEQELGTNGSQTLVTVFSLIAVFVLLIAAINFMNLATARSAERAKEVGIRKALGSTKSQLAAQFLTESVLLSLFSFVVALVLVASLLPFFNNLAGKQLSLDFLLGWRLPASLLLAGGIGLLAGSYPAGVLAAFEPIKVLKGKFSATRQGYLLRNGLVVFQFAISVALIVCTLVVFRQMHYIQTKELGFTKEAVITIQGAGFLDNKTRAFKEEASQLAGVKQVGGTSSTPDAQNFFGITFRKPDQTETVTGRAMVIDDDYLASMGMSMLAGRSFSRDFNDSLSIILNEEAVRELGLTDPVGKQVKSPDTFGAGEAEVTYTVIGVAKNFHFASLHQRITPLFILHDKVFNGFNNQIVMRISAPNPQAAIAQTEALWKRYLPDQPFHYSFLDADWNRLYQTEQVSERIFGLFSLLAIFIACMGLLGLAIYVIQQRVKEIGIRKVLGASVTSIVALLSKDFLKLVLIAILIATPVAWYAMNQWLADFAYKIDLEWWVFALAGMLAIGIALLTVSFQSIKAALMNPVESLRSE, from the coding sequence ATGCTCACAAACTACCTTAAAATCGCCCGGCGGAATTTGTTGAAAAACAAGATGAATACCGCCATCAACATCATCGGGCTGTCCATCGGCATGGCCTGCTGCATTTTGATCGTGATGTACGTCGTCGACGAACGCAGCTACGACCGCCACTGGCCCGACGGCGAGCGGATTTACCGCGTGGCGCTGGAACGGAAATATCCCGACCGCGTGGCGAAGTACGCCATCATCCCGGATTCGTACGCCTCGGTGCTGAAGCGGGACATTCCGGGCGTGGAGGAGGTTGTGCGGCTGTTTGCCTTCAATGGCAACGCACCGGTGGTGTTCAAGTACCAGGGGCAGACTTTTGAAGAACGTAACGTGATGGCGGCGGACTCCAGCTTCTTTCGGGTGTTTCAAACGGCGCTCATCCGAGGGAACCGCGATCAGGTACTCAACCGGCCCAACACGGTGGTACTGACCCAGCAAACGGCTCATCGGCTGTTTGGAGAGGCCAATCCGCTGGGCAAGGTGATCGAGATGGTGCACGGCCCGAAGCTGGAAGTGACGGGTGTGTGTGCCGACCTACCTCCCAATTCCCACTTTACCTTTGATTTTCTGCAATCGACCGTGGCTCCACCGGATGTGGCCCGTCCTGAGAATTTTATCAGTTTTTCGGCAAGTACTTACTTACTGCTCAAACCCAACGTGCAACCGGAAACCGTGCAGGCGCAATTTCCGGCGCTGGTCGAAAAATACGCCGCCGGGCAGGTACAGCGCAATTTTGGGGTATCATTCAAAGAGTACTTGAAAGCGGGCAATGGCTACTTTTATTTCCTTCAACCCCTAACCGGCATTCACCTGAATTCTCACCTTGAGCAGGAACTAGGTACCAACGGCAGCCAGACTCTCGTGACAGTTTTTTCACTTATTGCCGTATTTGTCCTTCTAATCGCCGCGATTAATTTTATGAACCTGGCTACCGCCCGTTCGGCCGAGCGAGCCAAGGAAGTAGGAATCCGTAAAGCCTTAGGCTCCACGAAAAGCCAATTGGCGGCGCAATTCCTTACGGAGTCAGTACTATTGAGTTTGTTTAGCTTTGTTGTAGCCTTGGTACTTGTGGCAAGTCTGCTGCCATTTTTTAATAATTTGGCAGGCAAACAACTTTCCCTGGACTTTTTACTAGGGTGGCGCCTACCCGCTTCGTTATTGCTGGCGGGAGGCATTGGTTTGCTGGCGGGTAGCTACCCGGCGGGCGTACTGGCGGCCTTTGAGCCGATCAAGGTATTGAAGGGCAAGTTCTCGGCTACCCGACAGGGGTACCTGCTCCGCAACGGGCTGGTGGTTTTTCAGTTTGCCATCTCGGTCGCGTTAATTGTATGTACCCTGGTGGTATTCCGGCAAATGCACTATATCCAGACCAAAGAACTGGGCTTTACCAAAGAAGCGGTCATCACCATTCAGGGCGCGGGATTTCTGGACAATAAGACGAGGGCTTTCAAAGAAGAAGCGAGCCAGCTGGCCGGCGTGAAGCAGGTAGGGGGTACCAGCTCGACCCCAGATGCGCAGAATTTTTTCGGCATTACCTTCCGCAAGCCCGACCAAACCGAAACCGTCACGGGTCGGGCGATGGTAATTGATGATGACTACCTGGCCAGTATGGGAATGAGCATGCTAGCGGGACGCTCTTTTTCTCGCGATTTCAACGATTCACTGTCGATAATTCTGAACGAGGAGGCTGTCCGCGAATTGGGTCTTACCGATCCCGTCGGCAAACAGGTCAAAAGTCCTGATACTTTCGGAGCAGGCGAAGCCGAAGTGACTTACACGGTAATCGGAGTGGCCAAAAACTTTCATTTTGCTTCGCTGCACCAGCGTATTACGCCCCTCTTCATTCTGCACGACAAGGTATTCAATGGTTTTAACAACCAAATCGTCATGCGGATCAGCGCTCCGAATCCTCAGGCGGCCATCGCCCAAACTGAAGCTCTCTGGAAAAGGTACCTGCCCGATCAGCCCTTCCACTATTCGTTTCTGGATGCTGACTGGAACCGGCTGTATCAGACCGAACAGGTTTCTGAACGGATCTTCGGCCTGTTTTCTTTGCTCGCTATCTTCATCGCCTGCATGGGATTGCTGGGTTTGGCTATTTACGTGATCCAGCAGCGCGTGAAAGAAATCGGCATCCGCAAGGTACTGGGCGCGAGTGTCACCAGCATTGTCGCCCTGCTTTCCAAAGATTTCCTGAAACTCGTACTCATCGCTATTCTGATTGCCACCCCCGTCGCCTGGTACGCCATGAACCAGTGGCTGGCGGATTTCGCTTACAAAATCGACCTCGAATGGTGGGTGTTTGCCTTGGCGGGCATGCTGGCGATAGGGATCGCGCTGCTGACGGTGAGTTTTCAGAGCATCAAAGCCGCTTTGATGAATCCGGTGGAGTCGCTACGGTCAGAGTGA
- a CDS encoding ABC transporter permease — protein sequence MLSNYLKLAFRNLWRNRLFTALNVLGLSIGLAACWMIFQLVSYEFSFDAEQPHRDRIYKVVSDFTFDGKESGNAGAPKPLAEAIRKQMGGVETVAGLYDQWIMNLKVPQPSGKSLDFTDIEQVQATTTDYFKLVPYHWLAGSPAKALAQPNEAVLTLSRAEKYFPGLTPEQMLGKTILYRDTVAIEVTGVVADLERATSFTGHEFLSLSTFQKGENAKAYTEAWGGVNSSDQIYLLLGEKTDVAKLNKNINALSQKNSQEAMKNWGANFTRKHSLLPLSEVHFAPNYAGRLRTVNKNILLALMGLAVFLLALAVINYVNLTTAQVPQRAREIGIRKTLGSSRSRLIGHFLGETFMVTVLACGLAFVWTIMFRTSFGDLFPKELDLYPNIGQTLLFMVLLVVLVSALAGWYPSLLITRFQPTQVLRGQVSLQIGRNNFSLRKSLIVFQFVIAQAFVIGAIIMNQQMRYTMEKDLGFDREAVLTFQVPYRLLQSEAYGKKQFALKDELKRLPQVVSVSLGNPPFNQNYSSGGIIYKGAQKEIELNVYRKYVDTDLLGTYNIKLLAGRNLLPSDTVREYVINETAVREFGFKSPQDAVGKYLVEQNNHLSIPIVGVVEDFHTATFTQKIDPLAMMTEKDGTGNFNVKLASNKPSDWQAGIQKMEELWKSTYPDAPFEYKFYDDMIAQYYESERRMTQIINLSTGIAILISCLGLFGLATLTAFQRTKEIGVRKVLGASIAGIVGMLSKDFVLLVLVALVIASPIAWYFMDQWLADFAYHVNISWWVFALAGLTAVTIALITVGYQSVKAALMNPVESLRSE from the coding sequence ATGCTATCCAACTACCTCAAACTCGCTTTTCGTAACCTGTGGCGCAACCGCCTGTTCACGGCGCTCAACGTGCTGGGCCTATCGATTGGTCTGGCGGCTTGCTGGATGATTTTTCAACTGGTCAGCTACGAGTTCAGCTTCGACGCCGAACAGCCTCACCGCGACCGGATTTATAAAGTCGTGTCGGATTTCACCTTCGATGGGAAGGAAAGCGGCAATGCGGGTGCACCAAAGCCGCTGGCCGAGGCTATCCGCAAACAAATGGGAGGCGTAGAAACTGTAGCAGGGCTTTATGACCAATGGATTATGAACCTAAAGGTACCCCAGCCGTCGGGCAAATCGCTTGATTTTACGGATATAGAACAAGTACAGGCTACCACGACGGATTACTTCAAGCTGGTACCCTACCACTGGCTGGCCGGATCGCCCGCGAAGGCGCTCGCGCAGCCCAACGAAGCCGTACTAACGCTTTCCCGCGCCGAGAAGTACTTCCCGGGTCTGACGCCGGAGCAGATGCTGGGCAAAACGATACTGTACCGTGATACGGTGGCGATAGAGGTGACGGGTGTGGTGGCCGATTTGGAGCGCGCCACTTCGTTCACGGGACACGAATTTTTGTCGCTTTCTACCTTTCAAAAAGGGGAGAATGCCAAAGCGTACACCGAAGCGTGGGGTGGCGTCAACTCGTCCGATCAGATATATCTGCTACTCGGCGAAAAAACCGATGTAGCCAAATTGAATAAAAATATCAATGCGCTTTCGCAGAAGAATTCGCAAGAAGCGATGAAAAATTGGGGCGCTAATTTCACCCGGAAGCACAGTTTGCTTCCCCTGTCGGAAGTGCACTTTGCTCCCAATTACGCGGGACGCTTGCGCACCGTAAATAAAAATATTTTGCTGGCGCTCATGGGCCTGGCGGTATTCCTATTGGCTCTGGCGGTCATCAACTACGTCAATCTCACTACGGCGCAGGTACCCCAGCGCGCCCGCGAAATCGGTATCCGCAAAACCCTGGGTAGCTCGCGCAGCCGCCTGATCGGGCATTTTCTGGGCGAAACTTTTATGGTTACTGTGTTGGCCTGCGGTTTGGCGTTCGTCTGGACGATCATGTTCCGGACCAGCTTCGGCGATCTTTTCCCCAAAGAGTTGGACCTATATCCCAATATCGGCCAAACCCTGCTTTTCATGGTGCTGCTCGTCGTGTTGGTCAGCGCGCTGGCGGGTTGGTACCCTAGTTTATTGATCACCCGCTTTCAACCCACGCAGGTTTTGCGCGGACAAGTCAGTCTGCAAATCGGCAGAAACAATTTCTCTTTACGCAAAAGCCTGATTGTTTTTCAGTTCGTGATTGCGCAGGCCTTCGTGATTGGGGCTATCATCATGAACCAGCAGATGCGCTATACGATGGAAAAAGATTTGGGTTTCGATCGGGAAGCCGTGCTGACTTTTCAGGTACCCTACCGATTGCTGCAAAGCGAAGCATATGGCAAAAAACAATTTGCGCTGAAAGACGAACTCAAACGCCTGCCGCAAGTAGTTAGCGTAAGCCTGGGGAATCCGCCCTTCAACCAGAATTATTCCAGCGGCGGCATTATTTACAAAGGTGCTCAAAAGGAAATCGAGCTTAACGTGTACCGAAAATACGTCGATACGGATTTGCTGGGTACCTATAACATTAAGCTACTCGCCGGACGCAATCTGCTCCCCAGCGACACCGTGCGGGAGTACGTAATCAACGAAACGGCCGTGCGCGAATTCGGCTTCAAGAGCCCGCAGGATGCGGTTGGGAAGTACTTAGTAGAGCAAAACAACCACCTGTCGATTCCCATTGTCGGCGTAGTGGAAGATTTCCATACCGCTACCTTCACCCAAAAAATCGACCCGCTGGCCATGATGACTGAGAAAGACGGAACCGGCAATTTCAACGTAAAGCTGGCCTCCAACAAACCCTCTGACTGGCAGGCCGGTATCCAGAAAATGGAAGAACTTTGGAAAAGCACCTACCCCGATGCGCCCTTCGAGTACAAGTTCTACGACGACATGATCGCGCAGTACTATGAATCCGAACGCCGGATGACCCAGATCATCAACCTGTCCACGGGCATCGCCATTTTGATTAGCTGTTTGGGACTATTCGGTCTTGCCACGCTCACGGCTTTCCAGCGCACCAAGGAAATCGGCGTCCGCAAGGTACTGGGGGCGAGCATTGCCGGCATCGTCGGCATGTTGTCCAAGGATTTCGTGCTGTTGGTTTTGGTCGCATTAGTCATCGCCAGTCCCATCGCCTGGTACTTCATGGACCAATGGCTGGCCGACTTCGCCTACCATGTCAATATCTCGTGGTGGGTATTCGCGTTGGCGGGGTTGACGGCGGTTACCATTGCGCTCATTACGGTAGGGTACCAGAGTGTGAAAGCGGCGTTGATGAATCCGGTGGAGAGTTTACGAAGTGAGTAG
- a CDS encoding putative toxin-antitoxin system toxin component, PIN family, giving the protein MSKLRLVLDTNVFMVSLAPQYKYHWIYQSLLAGRFELAISNDILSEYAEQIVLRYGLDRTDATLDYLLFLPNIIQINPSFFWQLITNDRDDNKFIDCYLAGQSDHIISNDRHFRGLTTDGFPPVSVLTYEEFELQYKALLTS; this is encoded by the coding sequence ATGAGTAAGCTACGGCTCGTGCTGGACACGAATGTCTTCATGGTTTCGCTGGCCCCGCAGTACAAGTACCATTGGATTTATCAAAGCCTGCTGGCCGGGCGTTTTGAACTGGCAATTTCCAACGATATACTCTCCGAATATGCTGAACAAATCGTGCTTCGTTATGGGCTTGACCGCACTGACGCCACGCTCGATTATTTACTTTTTCTGCCCAATATTATTCAAATTAATCCTTCATTTTTTTGGCAACTGATTACAAATGATCGCGACGATAACAAGTTTATCGATTGTTATTTGGCGGGTCAATCCGATCATATTATTAGTAACGACCGCCACTTTCGTGGCTTGACTACCGATGGGTTTCCGCCTGTTTCCGTCCTGACCTACGAGGAGTTTGAACTTCAGTACAAGGCTCTACTCACTTCGTAA
- a CDS encoding ABC transporter permease, with protein MLTSYLKIALRSLLKQRLFAGINIFGLSLGMACALMIGLWVRDEVSYDRFLPGVEDVYNIRVNYAFNGGAVETAQYVPVPLQEAIARDIPDVAAVTKTNGGSESLVKAIGTAGPEKAAKERGTFVSAEFFEVFPLPALSGDPKVALAQPDQIVISRKLAEKYFPNQSASGQTLQLDDDKLYTVGAVLEDLPANSTLQFDWLANFKNIEQPYMSEWGWNSVIMYARLLPTATADHAAASMKDIFRRYAKFDNGEVPVLHPMTDMHLYSDYKDGKAAGGRIEYVRIFSIVALFILLIACVNFMNLATARSSVRAREVGIRKVMGAGRASLIGQFLGESMLMSLLAALLALTMVWSALPAFNQLFDKHIVLDLTNPSLWLLVVELVLVTGLLSGSYPALFLSALRPIRILKGFTKVGTGPALFRRSLVVFQFSLSVFLIVGMLTVGSQMRYLRTTHLGLDRENVLYIPLEGTFEQFEKSDLLRQETMRQPAVASATLTSQLPVNVRNSTTDLSWPGKEPKRLVEVSTMNVSSDFIRTMNIELIAGRDFRANSPADSANYLINETAAKLMGMSEPVGQEITFNRGKGHVVGLMKDFHLNSMHQTIAPLVISFYPENTRYLLVKTRAGQVPSALASLEQINRKLNPSYPFNYHFVDEAYEQLYQSEQQVGTLVNYFGILAIVISCLGLFGLTAFTAEQRTREIGVRKVLGASVLGIVRLLSTDFVRLVLIALVVVSPLAWWAADQWLSTFAYRIELSWAIFVLAGVLAVVVALLTVSFQSVKAALMNPVESLRSE; from the coding sequence ATGCTCACAAGCTATCTCAAAATCGCCCTCCGCAGTCTGCTCAAACAGCGACTCTTTGCGGGAATCAATATTTTTGGCTTATCGCTGGGCATGGCCTGCGCGCTGATGATCGGGTTGTGGGTACGCGACGAGGTCAGTTATGACCGCTTTCTGCCGGGCGTGGAAGATGTGTATAATATTCGCGTCAACTACGCCTTTAACGGCGGCGCGGTAGAAACGGCGCAGTATGTACCTGTTCCCTTGCAGGAAGCCATCGCCCGCGACATTCCCGATGTGGCGGCAGTCACAAAAACAAACGGCGGCAGCGAAAGTCTGGTGAAAGCCATCGGTACAGCGGGCCCAGAAAAAGCGGCCAAAGAACGGGGTACCTTCGTTTCGGCGGAGTTTTTTGAGGTCTTCCCTCTACCTGCGCTCTCGGGCGATCCGAAAGTAGCCCTGGCTCAACCCGACCAGATTGTTATTTCGCGTAAACTCGCCGAAAAGTACTTTCCCAACCAGTCGGCTTCGGGGCAAACGCTGCAACTCGACGACGATAAACTCTATACGGTCGGGGCGGTGCTTGAAGATCTACCCGCCAACTCAACGCTACAGTTCGACTGGCTGGCTAATTTTAAGAATATCGAACAACCCTACATGAGCGAATGGGGCTGGAATTCGGTGATTATGTACGCGCGGCTTTTGCCCACCGCTACTGCCGACCACGCGGCCGCCAGCATGAAGGACATTTTCCGGCGGTATGCTAAATTCGACAATGGCGAGGTACCCGTGCTGCACCCGATGACGGACATGCACTTGTACTCCGACTATAAAGACGGCAAAGCAGCGGGCGGGCGCATCGAATACGTGCGTATTTTCTCGATCGTGGCGTTATTTATCCTGCTTATCGCCTGTGTCAATTTCATGAATCTGGCCACGGCGCGGTCGTCGGTACGGGCCCGGGAAGTTGGCATAAGGAAGGTGATGGGTGCCGGCCGGGCGTCGCTGATCGGGCAGTTTTTGGGTGAGTCGATGCTGATGAGTTTGCTGGCCGCGCTGCTGGCGTTGACGATGGTTTGGTCCGCTCTCCCCGCCTTTAATCAGCTGTTTGATAAACACATAGTCCTGGATCTCACCAATCCTTCACTCTGGTTGCTGGTAGTTGAGCTGGTGTTGGTTACGGGCTTGCTGTCGGGCAGCTACCCTGCTTTGTTTTTGTCGGCTCTGCGGCCCATTCGTATTTTAAAGGGCTTCACGAAGGTTGGTACGGGCCCGGCCCTATTCCGGCGATCGCTGGTCGTATTTCAATTTTCGCTTTCCGTTTTTCTGATCGTGGGCATGCTAACTGTCGGCTCGCAAATGCGCTATCTGCGAACCACCCACCTGGGTCTGGATCGCGAGAATGTCCTGTACATTCCGCTGGAAGGTACCTTCGAGCAGTTTGAAAAAAGTGATCTGTTGCGGCAGGAAACCATGCGCCAGCCCGCCGTTGCGTCGGCTACCCTGACGAGCCAACTGCCCGTCAATGTGCGAAACAGCACGACCGACCTGAGCTGGCCGGGCAAAGAACCCAAACGACTGGTGGAAGTCTCGACCATGAATGTCAGCAGCGATTTTATCCGCACCATGAACATCGAATTGATCGCCGGACGTGATTTCCGGGCCAACAGTCCGGCGGATTCGGCGAATTACCTCATCAACGAAACTGCCGCCAAACTCATGGGAATGAGCGAACCGGTGGGTCAGGAAATTACTTTCAATCGGGGCAAAGGCCATGTGGTGGGCCTGATGAAAGATTTCCACCTCAATTCGATGCACCAGACCATCGCACCGCTGGTGATTTCCTTCTATCCCGAAAACACCCGCTACCTGCTGGTGAAAACCCGCGCCGGACAGGTACCTTCGGCCCTCGCCTCGCTGGAACAGATCAACAGGAAATTGAATCCCAGCTATCCGTTCAACTACCATTTTGTGGATGAAGCCTACGAACAATTATACCAATCCGAACAGCAGGTAGGTACCCTGGTCAACTACTTCGGCATCCTGGCTATCGTGATTTCGTGCCTGGGCTTATTCGGACTCACGGCCTTCACCGCCGAGCAGCGTACCCGGGAAATTGGTGTCCGCAAAGTACTTGGCGCGTCGGTACTGGGCATCGTGCGGCTGCTGTCCACCGATTTCGTGCGCCTGGTGCTTATCGCTCTGGTGGTAGTTTCACCGCTGGCCTGGTGGGCCGCTGACCAATGGCTAAGTACCTTCGCCTACCGCATCGAATTGTCTTGGGCTATTTTCGTGCTGGCCGGTGTGCTGGCGGTGGTCGTCGCGCTGCTGACGGTGAGTTTTCAGAGCGTGAAGGCGGCATTGATGAATCCGGTGGAAAGTCTTAGGTCGGAGTGA